The sequence below is a genomic window from Acanthopagrus latus isolate v.2019 chromosome 12, fAcaLat1.1, whole genome shotgun sequence.
aaaaaaaaagccgacAAGCGGGAATACATTGCGTCATGGTTATTTCCCGCATTCTTTGGGGATTAAGGTTGCTAATGACTTATTTACACGCAGTGGTCATCCTCACAGTTACGTCCTTTCCTCAGCTCCACACTTTCGCTTCTAGCCTTGATGGACCgacaggaggaagaaggggagggaggggtgaacCCAAGCTCGGGATTAAAGCAGTGCGCACTTGAGCGTGTGTGCGCACCGAGCTGCGAGCGGCAACAGTTCCTCCTGCGCGAAGTTCCCGACGCGGCAAAGTTTCGTTCCAATGGCTAAATACAGGCCGTGGGTGGTGTGCTGCTTCACCTTGGCCGGCGTGATCTGCGCGGTCGCCATCACCTGCCTGTGCATCTCCTCGCTGGTGGACAGAGGGTGTCCCGGGGGCAGCTTCAGGCGCGCCGCCGTGTCTGCAGACTCCAAGCTCTGCTCCGACATCGGCAGgtaagttatttatttatttatttatttatttatttatttatttatttatttatttaaaaaaaaaaaggaaaacgaaaaaagttttgtttggGAGTTTGACCTGGTTTTTGCTTGATACGTTTCAGCCAAAAACATCCACCTAAAACCCTGGGTGTGACAAGAGTATGGAACGTCACCTGAAACGTGTTATTTTAAAGTTCATTCGTGTGTTACTGAAGTGCTCCAAGTGTGCTCCATCATTCACAGAATGACTTTAGTTATTATTCTGTAGACCGTGAGGCTGCCCTCCCATGCTCCTGTgggtgagataaaaaaaaaaagctgaactgAGCAATGGGATAAGCAGTTTAAGAGATTTGACAGGCTCTGTTTGAGGAGTGAGACTTAATGCCTGCAGacagtgtgtgcagacagaTTCTCCACACCTCCCTGCTGTTGGATGTGCCTGTTAAAGGTTGAGGACAGGTTTAAACAAATACTGactgatgttgatgtttatAATGTGGAGTGAACAGACTTTGCTCTCTCTGATGAACTCCCTGATGCTGTTCAGCCAGTCTGTCATCATAATAAGAGTAAATATAGAGCAATAGGTGAGTCTTTGTGCTTGTGGGTCTTCCTGCTTTTGTGCTGAGTGAAGTCTCCTGTTCCCCCCTGCCAGGATTTGTCGGGGGGGTTCATTTCCTCAGTTCACAGCGCAGACAGTGAATATGAGCTCCAGGAGTGATGCACCGAGGCAACATGATCACCTGAGGACAGAAGCTTTTAAAGGGCAGCGTTTGAGTGTTTCTATGATTCAGATAAACATGATGGATTCCTTctgtggaagaggagagagaggggaaaaagacagGGAAATATAAGAGCACAGACTTTCATCAGGTTAATGTGATAAAACATAGATGCAAAACAAATGAGGGATAGCATATCACTGGAACAGCCGCTTACTGCTGATAACGGTAGCCACCGTGAGTTAGCTccgttagccatgcagttagtgGTCcgggctagcatgctaactttaggAGATATCCCTGcaacacactgcagagatgtCAAAACTGACGTTTCATTTGACGTTATGACTTTTGATTTTTCAAATGTAggagtttttttgttctgattttGCCGGCACTTGGTCCTCCACGCACCTGTCAACCCACAGGTGTGCAAAAGTTTTGCTCTGAGGAACGATTTGAGTaaattctttcagttttaatccACATTCAAAGgagcactaaaaaaaaaaaaaaatcttctgcaAAACTACACAGTGAACCTTTAAAAGTGTACTCATTAGtcaagacaggaaaaaaaaagttcagtgttGCACAACAATATTGTTTTATCTCACTGATAATATGTGATTAAGCATAATCACAACCACATCCAAATGACCCAATTCTTTTGTCAaactctcttttgtttttgttttttgttttctttttgtcatttcctAACAACCGAACAAAAGCTTCCTCATAGTCACAACACTTCATGTTGTTGGACCAAACTGCTGCGTCTCTGcctcctttccctctctcatTACACTCGTCATTTGGGAGCTGGTTTCctgtcttcacttttttttccaaaatgaccTGTATACTATGTTAGGTATaaacaacaccaaacaaaccCACAGTGCATACAAATGAAATGACCCAATGAAGGATTTATACACAAAATACCAAACCTGGACTCAATTTTGTCCCTTTGACCAAATCCCATTCACACATTAATCACTTTACAATGTCTACTACTATGTCTTGCTGTTTGACCAGAATGGACAACTGTGTTTGTTGCTCTGTCTGTTCACATGAGACTCATTTAATTAGATTCTACTGATTCAATTTGACTTTTCCAATCTTCCCCTTCAGACCTTTTCTTCTGTGAAACCCTGCAACCCTAACTACAAGGCACCGAGGTGGCATGACCCCAGCAGAGCCGAAACATTCCCATAACTACCGTCTTGTTGCTCAGTGAACATGACGACACAGTGCCAAACTCTCAGTGAAAAGACTCATTCAGAGCTTTCAGAAGCGATCCAGACTTAAACTTTCAGCTTTTGTCGTGCAGTATAATCTGGTTGGATACACCTAATTATGACAAAGCAATTGTAATTTCTAAGGAAGGCAGTTAACTCAAGATGAAGtcatgttcaaaaaaaaaaaaaaaaaaaaaagcacaaccaTGGCCAGCAACTTCCTGGTATGTTGCTCAAGCATCAGCACATGGTTTAAACTTGTCTCTTGGCAGCGCCGTCAGACCCCGACGCcctgaaaaaaagataaactgcCGAGGTCCACACTGATGCAtctattaaaaatgtcttcacatgTGCTTTTGTTGCAAATATATGGTGAGTGCGTTCATAAACTTCCCATAAATCCTGTCATGATATTTCCAGGAACATGCTCCAGCAGGGGGGTTCAGCAGTAGATGGCGCCATTGCAGCTCTTCTGTGCACAGCGTTGGTCAACCCTCAGAGCATGGGGATTGGAGGAGGGTCCATAATCAccataagaaataaaacaggtCGGGCTTCTCATTTGTTTCGCTTCTTCCCAGATTATATCGATTGGGGCCAATAATTCTAACTTGTGATCTCTCTCCAGGCAATGTTAAAGTCTACAACTTCAGGGAAACGGTCCCAAAGTCGTTCAAAACGAACCTTTTAAAGGACTGTCCCACCACGTTCAGACTGAGCATAGGTAGGCACAGTATTCCCACTATGTGTTGTGGCTTGATATAGATTTCTTACTCATGCCTTCTTATGTAGTCATCACAATATTCCAGTAACTCAGGGGAGATGTTTTTCTACTGGATCCTTTTGGCTCTTTTCCAGCATCATTCACTTCGTCTGAGGTGTCCTCTCACAGAGCAGTAATTTATAAGCACTCTATAAACATTTTAAGGAGCAATTCAACTACAAATTAAAGATCAGTCATTATCTAATCGAACTTTGGTAatccacaaaacttttctggagcGCCTGAACACCTGAAATAcatgggaggaaaaaacagccaaagaaataacataaaatggctccatacagctctcTCGCTTTAATCCAAGTCTCAGTACGCCCtgagattgatttgaaaaactttatttacaccttCAGCTGGCAGTAAAACTCCTGCACCCACCTCAGGCACTGAattgctgcgaagctccagaaaagttttgcTGACCAAAGCTTCACCGGACTTACAGTCATTATGGGACTAAGTTGGTATGGTACTGAATTTTTGTTTGTGGGTGAACTGTACCTTTAATGTATTGGGCACAAAGTAGCTGTGAgcagacataaaaacacaaataatacaaGAGCCACTTAATCACCATCTGTCAAAACTCTTGAGTGGAGatcttgtttcatttcatgttcGATGTTGTTTTCTAGCATTAAACATTTCAATCAGTTGTTGGTCTGAACAAATTAATCTCACTCTATCGCTCGATCATTCGTTTGCTCTTCTGTCCATCGCAGGTGCCCAGTGGATCGGCGTTCCCGGTGAGCTCCGGGGCTACGAGGCAGTTCACAAGCAGTATGGGAAGCTGCCTTGGGCCAAGCTGTTCGAGCCAACAATTAAACTGGCGAGGGAGGGCATCGATATGCCGCCATATCTGGCAAAACTTATGAACAGCCCCATTGGGAGAATTCACGTGGAAAATTCCTCTCTCTGGTACATCTTCTCCTTGCTTCCTGCTTTACTGACTGAGAGCAATGATGATCTAAAAGGGATTGATTCACTGTTGAGATCCTGAAGATAATTACACTCCTTTAAATCCTTGCTTTAACTCATTTTTATGTGACCCCTTGGTGAACAATTGACTCTGTTGCAGTTATGATCAGGATTTCACATTATGTCATGGTTGAAATGACTGCACACTGTCATTCTTAGAATGGAACTTCACAGATGCAGAAACAAGTTTCTACTCAATGACTCAACTAAGTTAAAGAAGTGCATGTCATATGTTACAAATTGcataaaatgaatgtgatttGTAAGCAAAATATCCCAGAGAAGTCACACATCAGTCAAAAATGATAATGCAGCACCagtctctctcagtgttttctgtgtataGTTcctgtgttcatgttcatatGCTCATGTTCTTTCTCATGCATACTTTCTTCTCCAGTAAGCTTCTCTGCAACAAGAACAAAACGGTCCTGGGAACAGGAGACATCCTGAAATTTACTAAACTCGCAGAAAGTTTGGAAACAATTGCAAAGCAAGGGGCAGACGCCTTCTACACGGGCAAGATGGGACAAGACTTAATCAAAGACATTAAAGATGCAGGTTGGTGCAAATTTCAACATAGTTTGACAAGTTGgggatttgtttaaaaaaatgtttaaaaaaaagacaagtcagCAAAGCATACAGAGCTGAAGATAAACAAACTGCTTCTTACATGTTTCTCTCAGGTGGGACGTTGGAATTGGAGGACCTGAAGTCATTCCAGGTGCAGGTGGTTGATGCATGGAAAGTTTCTCTGGGCGACATGAAGATGCACATCCCTCCACCGCCTGCCGGGGGCGCCCTGCTTGCCTTCATTCTCGGACTGATGAAAGGTTTCATGTACTGTCTGATGTCTCTCCTGTTATTCCTGAACTGATCTGTGGTAGCGGTTGAAATGAATTAGTCCTTTACTCTGAACACTGGAGAggtacaaacaaaacagatcgTCATGTCTTAAAGTTGGCTGttcttccccctttttctgCAGGGTACCACTTGACTCGAAGCTCCCTGCAGGGACACCAGAAGGTTCAGATGTACCATCATTATATAGAGGCAGCTAAATTTGCTAATGGACTAAAGAGAAGCATCTCTGATCCTGGTTTCAGTGACGGAAAGGTTGGAAACAttccattattattatgacaTGAGATATTACAATGAAACCAAAGATATgttctggttttccctctgatgtcctcaGACTGCTCTGCCTCAACTATGGTTGACAAACTTTCCTGATGGACAGCTTTATTTATTGCTGAAGttaccactaactgctgctatctgttgctgctgcgagcttgttagctcagttagcaatGCAGCTAGCATGCGGTATTATATGGCACCTCTGTTATTTGAGTTTGGTAATGGACAGATATGTTTTCGTATTTCtaaagtaaccactaactgctgctatcTGCAGTTGGTTAGCTCACTTAGCCTGGCAGCTAGCATGTGGTATTATATGGCAcctctgtgatttacagaatTGCTAATGTTCAGAAAGCTTTTCTTGTTGCCAAAGTAACTGATAACTGCTGATATCTGTagctgctgtgacatttttagctcagttagccaagCAGCTaacatgtgatgtcacatgGCACCTTTGCGATTTACAGTGTTAACTAAGGGACAGAAAGCTTTTCTTGTTAGcgcagttagctgtgcagctagcatgTAGTATTATGTGGAACCTTCTTAATGGACTCTTGTTGCTAAATTGACCACAAACTGCTGCCATAACTGTCTaatttagctagttagctagctccAAACTCCAGgaaattaaagagaaaagaagaaaaataatctgaGATACAGTGGAGTTACATCACACTCCAGCATTTATTAAATCCTTTCCCAGTCTCATTATGATATTCTTCTTTCAGACCGCAGATCATTTGATCGATCCCTCCTTCATTAATCAAATCAGGGAGAGGATTTTTTCAAACCGCACCCATGTCAACTCCTACTACAACAACGTTCGGCCCTCCTCCGATCACATGGGGACAACACATGTGTCTGTCCTGGATGAAGAGGGGCTGGCTGTCTCCGCCACCAGCACTATAAACCAATTGTGAGCAGGAAGCCTCTTCCAACAGAAGTATCTACTTTATATTGTATCAGCTCTATGACGTGATGTTATCCACTcgtattgtgttttgtttttgtagatttGGAGGAGCCATTTACTCCCCACAAACAGGAATCATCCTCAACAATGAGCTGGCTGACTTCTGTGGGAGAGCAGACACAGTGAGGGCAGGTAAAGTCACACAGCCTTTTAAATCTAATCATGATAACACAGTCATTTAGTCCCCCCCCCTTTGTCTGATATGGAGTGTGATTGCTGTCATAGGTGAACAGCCTCCTTCCTCAATGACTCCAGTAATACTCGAGTCAAAGTCTGGAGGGCTCCTTGTGATTGGTGGATCCGGAGGAAGCATGATAACCTCAGCGGTAGCCTTGGTAACTCAGCTGAACTCCGTTTGCATTCTTGTTTTTTGGCTACCATGTTTGT
It includes:
- the ggt5b gene encoding glutathione hydrolase 5 proenzyme — protein: MAKYRPWVVCCFTLAGVICAVAITCLCISSLVDRGCPGGSFRRAAVSADSKLCSDIGRNMLQQGGSAVDGAIAALLCTALVNPQSMGIGGGSIITIRNKTGNVKVYNFRETVPKSFKTNLLKDCPTTFRLSIGAQWIGVPGELRGYEAVHKQYGKLPWAKLFEPTIKLAREGIDMPPYLAKLMNSPIGRIHVENSSLCKLLCNKNKTVLGTGDILKFTKLAESLETIAKQGADAFYTGKMGQDLIKDIKDAGGTLELEDLKSFQVQVVDAWKVSLGDMKMHIPPPPAGGALLAFILGLMKGYHLTRSSLQGHQKVQMYHHYIEAAKFANGLKRSISDPGFSDGKTADHLIDPSFINQIRERIFSNRTHVNSYYNNVRPSSDHMGTTHVSVLDEEGLAVSATSTINQLFGGAIYSPQTGIILNNELADFCGRADTVRAGEQPPSSMTPVILESKSGGLLVIGGSGGSMITSAVALSLMNRLWLGMSLKEAIAAPIVFVDSRNNVNFEPGFDKSVIEGIKALGHRVGDWKYFLNVVNGVEKEKGCITAISDARKMGVAAGY